A window of Phalacrocorax carbo chromosome 12, bPhaCar2.1, whole genome shotgun sequence genomic DNA:
TTAGCTAATCTGTAACACATGAGGTTAGACAAACACTACCTGGGAACAGTTTTAGGCCTACTGGGTCCTGCCACGTAGCACAGAGACACAGTAGCTTCCAGGCTCAGCTATTAAGGGCTAAATGCTGACAGAAAGATACCTCTGAAGCCAGAATCAGAGACAGCGCTCACGTCTCTTCTCAGAGGATCACAGATAAACTTCAGCCATCAAAATATTGATATTACTCCCAAAAAAAGAACCTCTacaaaaggaagacaaaggaCATCGCTCACCTCCTCACCTATAAGCAGTAAGCAATCTAAACAAGAATGACATCTGCTGTGTTTCCAACCTGTGCATGCACAACTGCCTTTCTTGcaggctttatttaaaaatcaccaccaccaccaagcAGTCTTACCAAAACTAGACTAAGCTTGTCCAGAACCAACACAAGAGCCGCTACTGCAAGGCAACCTTTGCATCTGTGGCCActcttgcttaaaaaaataacaagcgCGTGCCCACGCTTTTACACAACATTTCCATGATTTCCATCCGgacagcaaagcacttaaagCAAAACGTTCCCTACAAGTTTCACACCTCAACTCCGTGGCACCAGAAAGAAACATCTGCAACAACTGAGAGGTATGGGACAGTGGCAACAACCAAGCCAGGGCGGGAGGGGCCACGGTGAGACCCCCGCAGCAGACAGACCGCAGCCCAGAGCAACGGAGCTGGGATGGGGAGGTGAGGACACCCAGGGCTGCACCCGGACAGGGAGGTGAGGGTACCTGGGCGGGCACCGGCACCCGGGAGGGCACCAGGGCGGAGAAGTGAGAGCACCAGGACCCGGGACAGCACCGGGATCCCGGGACCGGGGAGGTCAGGGCACCGGGAACGCACCGGGACCCCAGGGACGAGCACTGGCACCAAGAAGAGCCCCGCACCCCGCCACCCGCCCCGCGGGCCCTGCTCCGCCTGACGGGCggggctggcagcccccaggCCGCGCAACAcaagccccccagccccgccgcaaCCCCCGGGCCGTGCCGCCCGTGCCCACCGCACCTCGTTCTCGATGAGCTCCTCGGCGCGGGGGTCGCCGTGGCTGAGCCGCGGGATGGGCCGCGTCTCGAAAGAGTAACGGCGGAACTGGGAGTCGCTCCAGCCAGGGCCCGCCGCTACCGCCGGGCCCTCCCGGCAGCCACCCAccgcagcagccgccgccgctgccgcagccgaggaggaggaggaagaggaggacgaggaggaggaggaggaggaagaggaggaggaagaggaggacgaCGACGACGAGGAGGAGGCCGCCGCCATCGCCGCCTCCACCGCAGAACCCGGAACCAGAAAGTCGGAAGCGGAAGTTGCCCGCCCGTGGCAACGCCGGAAGCGAAGGGAGAAGGCGGGAGGCAGCGGGGCGCCATAGAGAGGACCGGAGGGAGCGGCAGCGGCGGCGAGCCGTGCCCCCGCGCGGGCGGGAGGTCCGCTGCCCTCCCCGGTTGGGGCGTTCCGAGGGTTTCgggccgcggcgggaggcgggaggcgggaggcgggaggcgggaggcgggaggcgggaggcgggaggcgggaggcgggaggcgggaggcgggaggcgggagcgggcggggggagcggcggccgcggggagcagagaggggcgGCTGTGGAGCTTCGTGCGGGCCTTCGTGGCGCTCGCGTGGCCCCGCGTCCAGCCgccggccccctccccgccacgCCGCCGGCCGTGGGGCTGCCGGGAGAACGGCAAACCGGCCGGCCTCGGTCCGGCGCGGGACACGTACCGCCGTGCCGGGGCGCCAGAGGGTTCCTTAACACGTGCTACACGAAGAAATACGTGGTGCTGCTCAGCATAACCAGCCTTCGTTTTTGATCACAGGATGGGAGAATCACCGAATGCCTCAGGTTGGaaggacctttagagcccatccagtccaacccctgcagtgagcagggacatctgcaactagatcaggtcgctcagagccccgtccagcctggcctggaatgtttccagggatggggcatccacagcctcttggggcaacctgtgccagcgcTTCACCGTCCTCAGTGTAAAAAGTTAATTACATCTAGCCTAAATCTTccctcctttaatttaaaaccatttccccttgtcacaacgggccttgctaaagaggtccCCATCTTTCCCATAGCCCCCCTGTAAGtactgggaggccgcaataaggcctccccgcagccttccctcccccaggccGAACAGCCCCAACCCCCTCAGCCTGGCCccggagcagaggggctccagccctcggagcatcTTTGTCAACAAACATGGTGTGACTGCCTTCTTCCAGCAAGATTTCATGAATTGCGTGCCTAGGCTAGagctgttgcatttttttcttatcgTATACGTACTACGTGAGACAAAGtctacattttgcttttaatctggAAGCGTCAAGAATGATAATTGCTCCTTCCCAAGAACAAGCGCCATGTGAGGCAGCGGCACCTGAGGAAATGTTGGTCTCTGGCGTTCAGTGGTTTTTCATCTTACAGTAGATGGAGTTGCGGTTCTGGCTGTGTAGAGTTTTGCCTCATGAAAATCATGCAATCTCTTTTTagatttaagatttattttctgtattattattttagatttcagatttatttagattattttaGATTGAGATttaaggggtaatggttttaaattaaaggagggtagatttagactggatataaggaggaaatttttcacactgaggacgGTGAAgcgctggcacaggttgccctgagaggctgtggatgctccatccctggaaacattccaggccaggctggacggggctcggagcgacctgatctagttgcagatgtccctgctcgctgcaggggttggactggatgggctctaaaggtcccttccaacctgaggCATTcagtgattctatgactctatttTTCTCTGGCTTTCCAAAATTTATTAATATGCTTAGTTTCTATGAAAATGAATGCCCCCTCGCCCTTTAAATCTGCAGCATTACTCCTGTACAGGCTAAGGAAGATTTTTACAACGTATTTGTAGACATGTTTGGGTGGTTAGGACGCTTGAGCCACATCTGTGGAAGACTCAAGCATCAAGCCAGAAAGTAAATACCCAGCGGTGAAGAGCCAATGTCAGGAGCAGCTGACGGTGATCCGAGCCTGCAGCGAGGTCCAAGCCCAGGCCAACGGCGCAGCCAGGAACCGAAGATGCCCAGTTCCAGCATGATGCTGCTGTCCCCAAAGCGCCGCAGAGGTGGGATGGGCACCCAGTGCCGCTCCATGGAAAACACCAGCAGCCTCCGCACTGAGGATTGGGCTCTGAGTTAGTAACTTTACTAATAACTCATTGACATGCTGACTTCACTGCATGCTTGCCTGTAAGGGACTTGGCTGAATTAAGACATGGTCCCTAAAGCGACACGACAAGGCCTTTCTTCGGGATAAAAGAAAGGGTCCTGTTCTAGCCTGTGACAATGCCCCCACCTCCGGCACGCTGCATCTCAGATGTATTTTTGTGGTTCATCGCTCTCTTTGTTCAATTAGTAGGTTTACAATTAATGTTGTTATTAGAAGGAATGACTTTAATGACAAATGGTCCGTGATAGTTTTTGATCTGCTAAGGTTTATAATGTGGATCGTTATAGAGACATTACCCATTACAGCTGATGTGAataactgaaggaaaatgagtTCAACTACCACAGAGTTTACATAATGAAGTAAACTGCAAAATCCTTTAATGCTCGTATTGATTTTATCCACAATAATATATCGCTTATCTTTGAAGAATAGCATCACTAAATTAACATGCCATTTCAGCTGTTCTCCTTTCCCTGGCTCCACAGAGATAAGGCGATTACATTCAGGTATTAACTTTAATAATATTGATACCAATACAAAGAAGGCAATTTGCATAACGCCGCCAGCCAGGGCATCGATCGGCTGGAGCATCGACCCGGCTGCCCCACAGGAGGCTGCCCCGCGCCGGGTGGTGATACCTGCCATAAATTCACATTACCGGGCTTCAGACGGTGGCAGCCGGGGCGAAATATCGCACCCGTGCGCTTTCCGTCCATTAGCTCTTGTGTCAATAGTATAATAACAGCGGCTGATTAATTAATGCCCTGGATGGGGATTTGTACCGGGCAGCGCAGGCGGTGGCTGGggtggccccgcccccgcgctaGCCACGCCTCCCTCTAGCCCCGCCCCATCGCTAGCGTCACCTCCCGTCAGCCCCGCTCTCGCGTGTCCCTCCCGGCCGCCGTCGGTCGCGCCTGCGCGCTGGGGCGATGGCGGCGGCCGGGCTGCGCGGTGTCCTctggcggcgggcggccgccgggCTGCGGGCGGTGCGGGCCGCGGCGGCtgcgcccccgcccccgggaGCGCGGGCgggtgagtgagtgagtgagtgagtgagtgagtgagtggggGGCGGGAGCctcggccggcggcggggcgggtgTTTTTGGGGCagcgggggcgccggggctggggtGCGAGGGTGACGCGACCTCCCCGGGGTGGCTCGGCCCGGAGCCCgcgaccccccccaccccgtgcccGCCCCACGCTCATCCACGTCCCCCCCACCGCGCCCACCCCGCGCCCACCCCATGCCCACCGCGCCGCCTCGCCGCTCTCCCGCCAGCCTCGGAGATGCCCAAGGATCAGATGCCCGGGCCGTACCCCCGGACGCCGGAGGAGCGGGCGGCTGCCGCCAAGAAGTACAACATGCGGGTGGAGGACTACGAGCCCTACCCCGACGACGGCTTTGGGTGAGCCGGAggggccccgcgccccgccgccgggcagggaggctggggaggaggggctgggggctgggggtctccGCTGAGTGCCCGGAGATGCTGGGCTCTGAGCTCCGAGCTTTGGCGGCACGCGTCAGCGTTCCAAAAGAGGGCCAAGTGTAAGGCGTGGGAGGCCAGCGTGAATAAAATGCTGTGTGAGAGACTCCATGCTCTGTTGTAGTGCAAGGTTAAGAGGGATGAACTGGAAGCCAGCTCTGGAATAAAGGTTTCAGGAGATGTTTAAATGTTGGGGAATACTCTGACATGTGCAAAACGCTCAACAggttctgtatttcagttaagcttgtattttcttccagcagatatagcccaaagcagctgctttgaGGAGCGCTGTTTGTTACAACAACTGGTATCAAGGGGACCATTGTTGCGCTAGATGCatgtatgcatttaaaaaaatgtatatacacAGGAGCTATAAAAGCAAAGTAACATTTAAGTTTTCCGTTTCCATAGGCTTATCCTACAGTGCCTCCTACAAAATATAACTACGTTAATACAGATTTCTTGTGTGTTTGGTTCTTATCCGTTTCTCGCAGATATGGTGACTATCCCAAGCTCCCTAATAAGTCACTACATGAGAGAGACCCCTGGTACCAGTGGGACCAGCCGGAAATGAGGCACAACTGGGGAGAGCCGGTAGGAATCCTAGTAGCGCTTTGCCTTGGGATTACAATGCTACTGTTACTGAATACTAACACAACCATCTTGTTAGTGCTTTCTGTTTAATTCCTTGTGCAGTTGCCCCCCCAAGCACAGGTGTGTGTCGCCTGTGCGACCAAGGACCGTCACTTGGAGGGAACCCTAGGCTCTGGCTGTCAGggtaaatattttgaaagtgcTGAGGAATATTAAACATCTCATTAGGTATAAAAAGGGAGACTTTACAAACTTAAGCTTATCTCTGTATGAATAGGGGAGTCTCATCCATTTTCTTTGGTCTGAGTCAGTATGAGAGCTGAGTTCAGAGTCATTTAGCAAAGAAGCCATTGTTTGAGTAAAGACAATGGAAGTAGCCGttgctgctttttattatgcttttttaTGCTTTACATTCTTACACTTTTTATTTACTCAGCTATTCTGAGTAATAAACTCCAGGGTTGTTTGGGAATAGAATACAAATAAGGAGGCTTTCTCTGGAGAAAGTTTGCAAGATATCCTTAAGAGAAATGGATGAATAGAGCACCTGCGTTGACTTTTGAAATCTAAGTTTCTCAAACTCCTCCTCAGGAGTAACTTTTCAGTTAGTGCGTGGTCTTTCTGTGAACGACTGCAGTCTAACTGTGATTATTGAACTTGCTAATTGACTTGAGCGCTCCTCTCTAAAAGTAGGGATTACGTAAGCATGCATATGTAATAATCCTAGTATAAACACGCCAGAGCATCACAGCGTATGACCACAGTAAAGCACATGTTGTAATGACCGTAGAAGCACACATAAAAACCCGTGGTGGTCCTGTGGTGCTTGGTGCAGGAAGGCTTATGTGTACCCTCGCACACAGGGTCGGCAGTGGGGGACCAGGTGGGACGTACCGCTGCCTTCCGGGTGTCAGCGGATGCCTCTGTTTTGGCAGCTGAACTCTGCGCAGTCTGGCTCTCAGGGTTTGGCAGCAAACGGCTCTGTGCGCAAAGGGGAAAGCTGTGGGGCTAGAGGTGGTGCTTGAGCTGCAGATTAATGAGGTCTCTGCTTTCATTAATGTGAAAAGAGACTCTAAGCAGAACATGCTTGGGATTTCTCTGTGCATACTTCAAGGCAGAAGCTTAAATGCCATTCTGCTTCACTCAGGGAGGGCATTAGcttgctgccagccctgctatTGTCATATGGTAACAGCGGCAGGTGCTCCACCTGTCTTGAGGAGCCAGCTTCCAAGTAGCAGGTTGTTGCTTCTTTGTTTGAAATAACAGTGCTACTTCTGTTTGGGTATGTGACTGAACTTCCATAGATTAGGGTACCGATCTGTACTGTGCCTTTTTAACAGTGCTGGGGAACAAATATAAGGTGGAGTCattatgtatataaataaa
This region includes:
- the NDUFB8 gene encoding NADH dehydrogenase [ubiquinone] 1 beta subcomplex subunit 8, mitochondrial yields the protein MAAAGLRGVLWRRAAAGLRAVRAAAAAPPPPGARAASEMPKDQMPGPYPRTPEERAAAAKKYNMRVEDYEPYPDDGFGYGDYPKLPNKSLHERDPWYQWDQPEMRHNWGEPMHWDFDMYIRNRVDTSPTPVPWHIMRKHFLIFLSTMLIMFGLGEIYPSYRPVGPKQYPFNDLYLERGGDPNKEPPVVTHYEI